The Ciconia boyciana chromosome 17, ASM3463844v1, whole genome shotgun sequence genome contains a region encoding:
- the MLXIPL gene encoding LOW QUALITY PROTEIN: carbohydrate-responsive element-binding protein (The sequence of the model RefSeq protein was modified relative to this genomic sequence to represent the inferred CDS: inserted 1 base in 1 codon), with product MAGAQVGLPGPFLEPPVGPCPDSDSDSDSEDAAVGGTGPGTRAQNPSQVIHSGHFMVSSPHSDSLPRRRHHRTEPEPADPRSIDPTLTRLFECMSLEYSGKLVSPKWKNFKGLRLLCRDKIRLNNAIWRAWYIQYVERRKNPVCGFITPLEGSEADEHRKPEAVVLEGNYWKRRIEVVMREYHKWRIYYKKRLRKSTREGELSSPKRDEDVWRPMEKWCNQLFCNVVPMLLGDEEEEPGGRQHFDLDTFLSDISDTLFTMTQTPSAHQELPEDAYVGNADMIQPDLAPLQPSLDDMEISDIFTGHRPLPSQMQPGYQEPLCFVPMAEPLFGSGGSLMGARGMPTSPEAPLPPGTLLQVSGTPAHGPRLPVTQPPPLTFPCLPQPSSASQLGLHGTLLGPELPSAPLPPEPPTTAPSGLSPQLRHKPLLQYGLPGKCIGLEPAGPPYTPPIPSPGAPLLGPDPPFSPASAPXSKFPYASSPGPSLLAHPASPLSAPCFAPHAPGLGYGTGMVPPGYPVPAAPQLLPPVLLGDPRFAPPKGLPQGGGGRPKVKPSSTKAKRLPGPPAPPHLAVPSPCLGQLLTTAKQELALDAPHPTGAGLMPASPVSLQSAVPDVPAAFLSRMAQLSPGLAPGSSPSQAVPVPLAGTQPGPLLVPKAERLSPTSGCGSDWPKPSQASLGPAVRLGTGISPHHPTSRQGRPESSKMESRRITHISAEQKRRFNIKLGFDTLHSLVSTLSAQPSIKVSKATTLQKTAEYICKLQQERAALQDEAQRLREQIEELNGSINLCQEQLPATGVPITHQRFDQMRSMFDEYVRSSTLQNWKFWIFSIIIRPLFESFNGMVSTASMESLTQTSLAWLDQHCSLPALRPTVLSSLRQLSVSTSILSDPACVPDQATRAVAGVGRGGGSS from the exons ATGGCAGGAGCTCAGGTGGGGCTCCCTGGACCCTTTCTGGAGCCCCCGGTTGGGCCATGCCCTGACTCTGACTCTGACTCGGACTCCGAGGATGCGGCTGTGGGTGGCACAGGACCTGGCACCAGGGCACAGAACCCCTCCCAGGTCATCCACAGTGGCCACTTCATGGTGTCATCCCCACACAGCGACTCACTGCCCCGCCGGCGCCACCACCGCACTGAGCCTGAGCCGGCTGATCCCCGGAGCATCGACCCAACACTCACCCGGCTCTTTGAGTGCATGAGCCTGGAGTACAG TGGGAAGCTGGTGTCTCCAAAGTGGAAGAATTTCAAGGGGCTGCGGCTGCTTTGCCGGGATAAAATCCGTCTCAACAACGCTATCTGGAGAGCGTGGTACATCCAGT ATGTGGAGCGGAGGAAGAACCCTGTGTGTGGCTTCATCACCCCACTGGAGGGGTCGGAGGCTGATGAGCACCGAAAACCAGAG GCTGTTGTGCTGGAGGGCAACTACTGGAAACGCCGCATCGAGGTGGTGATGAGGGAGTACCACAAGTGGAGGATCTACTACAAGAAGCGG ctccgAAAGTCCACCCGGGAGGGAGAGCTCTCCAGCCCAAAGCGG GATGAGGATGTCTGGAGGCCAATGGAGAAATGGTGCAACCAGCTCTTCTGCAACGTGGTGCCCATGCTGCTtggggatgaggaagaggagccGGGGGGTAGGCAGCACTTTGACTTGGACACCTTCCTCTCAGACATCTCTGACACCCTCTTCACTATGACACAGACACCCAGTGCCCACCAGGAACTCCCTGAGGATG CATATGTTGGGAATGCTGACATGATACAGCCGGACTTGgcacccctgcagcccagcctggaTGATATGGAGATCTCAG ATATCTTCACCGGCCACCGGCCACTGCCATCGCAGATGCAGCCGGGCTACCAGGAGCCACTCTGCTTTGTGCCCATGGCCGAGCCCCTGTTCGGCAGTGGGGGGTCCCTGATGGGTGCACGGGGGATGCCCACCAGCCCTGAGGCCCCACTCCCACCTGGCACCCTCCTCCAGGTGAGCGGGACCCCAGCCCATGGCCCACGGCTGCCGGTGACCCAGCCACCCCCCCTGACCTTCCCATGTCTCCCGCAGCCCAGCAGTGCCTCCCAGCTTGGCCTCCACGGCACCCTCCTGGGCCCCGAGCTCCCCTCGGCTCCCctgccccccgagccccccaccACGGCACCCAGTGGCCTCAGCCCCCAGCTCCGACACAAGCCCCTGCTGCAGTATGGCCTCCCCGGCAAGTGCATTGGCCTGGAGCCAGCAGGACCCCCCTACACgccccccatcccatcccccgGGGCACCGCTGCTGGGCCCGGATCCCCCATTCTCCCCCGCCTCAGCCC GCTCCAAGTTCCCCTATGCCAGCTCGCCCGGCCCCTCGCTTCTCGCCcaccctgcctcccccctcTCGGCACCCTGCTTCGCCCCCCatgccccggggctgggctaCGGCACAGGCATGGTGCCCCCGGGGTACCCCGTCCCAGCcgccccccagctcctgccccctgtcctgctgggcGACCCCAGGTTTGCCCCCCCCAAGGGGCTGCCCCAGGGTGGGGGCGGGCGGCCAAAGGTGAAGCCCAGCAGCACCAAGGCGAAGAGGCTGCCGGGACCCCCCGCACCGCCCCACCTGGCCGTGCCCAGCCCCTGCTTGGGCCAGCTGCTGACCACAG CCAAGCAGGAGCTGGCCCTGGATGCCCCACACCCGACAGGCGCAGGACTCATGCCCGCATCCCCTGTCTCCCTG cagagTGCTGTCCCCGACgtccctgctgccttcctctccaGAATGGCCCAGCTGAGCCCAGGGCTGGCTCCTGGCTCCAGCCCTTCCCAagcggtgccggtgccgctgGCGGGCACCCAACCGGGCCCGCTGCTGGTCCCCAAGGCAGAGCGGCTGTCCCCCACATCAGGTTGCG gcaGCGACTGGCCCAAGCCCAGCCAGGCTTCCCTGGGACCTGCTGTGAGGCTGGGCACTGGCATCTCCCCGCACCACCCCACGTCCCGGCAGGGCAGGCCTGAGTCTAGCAAG ATGGAGAGCCGCCGCATCACACACATCTCCGCCGAGCAGAAGAGACGCTTCAACATCAAGCTGGGCTTCGACACGCTGCACAGCCTCGTGAGCACACTGAGCGCCCAGCCCAGCATCAAG GTCAGCAAAGCCACCACCTTGCAGAAGACAGCCGAGTACATCTgcaagctgcagcaggagcgGGCAGCCCTGCAGGACGAGGCACAGAGGCTGCGGGAGCAGATCGAGGAGCTCAATGGCTCCATCAA CCTGTGCCAGGAGCAGCTGCCAGCCACAGGGGTGCCCATCACGCACCAGCGCTTCGACCAGATGCGCAGCATGTTTGACGAGTACGTCCGCTCCTCCACGCTGCAGAACTGGAAGTTCTGGATT TTCAGTATCATCATCCGGCCCCTCTTTGAGTCTTTCAATGGCATGGTCTCCACGGCCAGCATGGAGAGCCTCACCCAGACGTCTCTCGCCTGGCTGGACCAGcactgctccctcccagcactTCGGCCAA CCGTCCTGAGCTCCCTCCGGCAGCTGAGCGTTTCCACCTCCATCTTGAGCGACCCGGCCTGCGTCCCCGACCAAGCGACGCGGGCAGTGGCGGGGGTGGGCCGTGGCGGCGGCTCCTCCTAG